The Oscarella lobularis chromosome 9, ooOscLobu1.1, whole genome shotgun sequence genome includes a window with the following:
- the LOC136190833 gene encoding death-associated protein kinase 1-like isoform X1: MSQKLEVGPFTVVEKDADGSFPLMTACEKGDFRSVRRLIAAGVHVNEADWGRFPLLIACEKDNVDMARLLIDAGANVNVAKGVIIGGFPLLTACKNDNVAMVKLLIEAGANVNEADGRGFPLLTACEKNNVDMARLLIDAGANVNDEADGEAFPLLTACKKDNVGLGKLLIKAGANVNGANGRGFPLLIACEKNNVDMAKLLINAGANVNEAKGGTFPLLTACENDNVDMARLLIKAGANVNETRWRTLPLLAACERDNVDMARLLIVSGANVNKGKGGRFPLLTACERDNVDMARLLIDAGANVNEATEGKTLLIKVSASGRHMMAEVLLRSGCNPNARDEDKKTALFYACLRCHYLIGMLLLKFCPNLSSDPDILLTIAKQHQSSSQISPDAVNLVKTILVQSPFLAALRDEDGRFLYELPCPLELRKVFFDFWVQYQYQELYAQGTIRPNKIKVCVIGEARAGKTTLIKSLRNVNWQEGGDDQRTASVDVTVADTKFAGELVFCDFAGQPFFHKTHGLFFSATSTIFLLVVDLNEDEDEMRRSSHYWASFVKCSVFLAKKAYVVVIGSKRDELSRSNLDSAETKLKNLVRYLQATFGQWFEFVDDVFLLNCREKSSKQLKSFQRILGEVKCRALKETKDVPAVVETAETILLPILRNPESTSTSPSVFQKAMRYFSRRYRLAEDLRLSAISVLKRDGLISDDETDSACIRFLQTDAFRRAMVQTVCSGLSDAAQRLAVDFLQAIGEILVIDDNVILNPSWLCQNVVGPLLSPRNFPIHLDSSASGTATKEKIKRVLEIFNKRKWESIDDTISLLRNLEICYPISDQADTYQFPALIEEQRPPHVWRDNREMTVYVGRRLMSEEITDIITPGTMPFIQSRVRNSSSFSPSKPVVWQGGLLIERTIDRHLVEGTIVFQDREKAIDFIVRGPEHSQQQCKKHLRDLMDVGTRVLQVKSPGTMQSLWYISFTQLKQLIDFPIAHRAETVSETIKISKCSTETVCHPEGIRDTLKDLLALPDDHFSFLPFKTRDVICKCLEKDSEGKAALAKCLLVSPVERLRSESAEEMLKLWSNNLEATIETFRDVARASGLLYLLAILNDCGALELPEKEKAAAQEDLTFFEANSAPAIAARRAKRLSGRSSTVASTDLASVPLLELDQDLPPTMEERIETAKQIQAVWRHIGRILGPEPKFKDHDFHECEQERYDRDRAYKMLEKWEAKHGSKATRRHLIDAMIREDYRAQVAEIFPGFSDTQ; this comes from the exons ATGAGCCAGAAACTCGAAGTGGGTCCATTCACAGTTGTCGAGAAAG ATGCCGATGGGAGCTTTCCTTTGATGACTGCATGTGAGAAAGGCGATTTTCGTTCTGTCAGACGACTGATTGCCGCTGGAGTACATGTCAATGAGGCAGACTGG GGAAGGTTTCCTTTGTTGATTGCGTGCGAGAAGGATAACGTCGATATGGCTAGACTACttatcgacgctggagcaaatgtcaatGTGGCAAAGGGGGTCATAATC GGAGGGTTTCCTTTGTTGACTGCGTGCAAGAATGATAACGTTGCTATGGTTAAACTACTTATCGAAgctggagcaaatgtcaatGAGGCAGACGGG AGAGGGTTTCCTTTGTTGACTGCGTGCGAGAAGAATAACGTTGATATGGCTAGACTACttatcgacgctggagcaaacGTCAATGATGAGGCAGACGGA GAAGCGTTTCCTTTGTTGACTGCGTGCAAAAAGGATAACGTTGGTTTGGGTAAACTACTTATCAAAgctggagcaaatgtcaatGGGGCAAACGGA AGAGGGTTTCCTTTGTTGATTGCGTGCGAGAAGAATAACGTTGATATGGCTAAACTACTTATCAacgctggagcaaatgtcaatGAGGCAAAAGGG GGAACGTTTCCTTTGTTGACTGCGTGCGAGAATGATAACGTTGATATGGCTAGACTACTTATCAAAgctggagcaaatgtcaatGAGACACGCTGG AGAACGCTTCCTTTGTTGGCTGCGTGCGAGAGGGATAACGTTGATATGGCTAGACTACTTATCGTTTCTGGGGCAAATGTCAATAAAGGAAAGGGG GGAAGGTTTCCTTTGTTGACTGCGTGCGAGAGGGATAATGTTGATATGGCTAGACTACTTattgacgctggagcaaatgtTAATGAGGCG actGAAGGAAAAACATTACTTATAAAAGTATCCGCCTCGGGACGTCATATGATGGCTGAAGTGCTTTTGAGAAGTGGTTGCAATCCAAATGCGCGAGACGAA GACAAAAAGACTGCATTATTCTATGCGTGTTTGCGCTGTCATTACTTGATTGGCATGTTATTATTAAAATTTTGTCCAAATCTATCATCTGAT CCTGACATTTTGCTCACTATTGCAAAACAACATCAATCCTCTTCTC AAATTTCACCAGACGCTGTTAATCTTGTTAAGACGATTCTCGTTCAATCGCCTTTTCTTGCGGCGCTTCGAGATGAG GATGGCCGTTTTCTTTACGAGTTGCCTTGTCCATTAGAACTTAGAAAAgtgtttttcgatttttgg GTCCAGTATCAGTATCAAGAGCTCTACGCGCAAGGAACAATAAGGCCaaacaaaatcaaagtttgcGTTATTGGTGAGGCCCGAGCTGGCAAGACCACCCTTATAAAATCTTTGCGAAATGTCAACTGGCAAGAAGGAGGCGATGATCAACGTACTGCCagcgttgacgtcaccgttgcCGATACCAAATTTGCAGGCGAGCTTGTGTTTTGCGATTTCGCGGGACAACCGTTCTTTCACAAAACACACGGGCTATTTTTTTCCGCAACTTCGACGATCTTCCTTCTCGTTGTTGATCTgaatgaagacgaagacgaaatgaGAAGGTCGAGTCACTATTGGGCGTCATTTGTAAAATGCAGCGTGTTCCTCGCTAAGAAAGCATACGTTGTTGTAATTGGCAGCAAAAGAGATGAGCTCTCTCGCTCTAATTTAGACTCGGCCGAAACAAAACTGAAGAATCTTGTCCGGTACCTTCAGGCTACTTTTGGTCAATGGTTTGAATTTGttgatgacgtttttctcttaaATTGTCGTGAAAAGAGTTCGAAACAACTAAAATCATTTCAGCGAATTCTTGGTGAGGTCAAATGTCGTGCtctcaag GAGACTAAAGATGTTCCAGCTGTTGTCGAGACCGCAGAAACCATCTTATTACCGATTCTGCGAAATCCCGAATCTACCAGCACGTCACCGTCAGTTTTTCAGAAGGCAATGAGATATTTTAGTCGCCGCTATCGACTTGCTGAAGACCTACGTCTAAGCGCTATCTCTGTCTTGAAGAGAGATGGTCTTatttccgacgacgag ACCGACTCCGCTTGCATCCGGTTTCTTCAGACTGACGCTTTTAGAAGAGCTATGGTGCAAACTGTCTGTTCTGGTTTATCAGATGCGGCTCAACGTCTTGCTGTAGACTTTCTGCAAGCAATTGGAGAA ATTCTTGTTATTGATGACAATGTTATTTTGAATCCTTCGTGGCTGTGTCAAAACGTCGTTGGTCCGCTCTTGTCTCCTAGAAATTTTCCCATTCATCTTGATTCGTCTGCATCCGGCACAgccactaaagaaaaaattaagaGAGTGCTAGAGATTTTCAACAAGCGAAAGTGGGAAAGTATCGACGATACAATATCTCTTCTCCGTAATTTGGAAATATGCTATCCGATTTCCGACCAAGCGGACACGTACCAGTTTCCTGCACTAATTGAAGAACAGCGTCCACCTCACGTGTGGCGTGACAATCGTGAAATGACAGTCTACGTTGGACGCCGTTTGATGAGCGAAGAAATAACCGACATAATAACCCCAGGAACTATGCCATTTATTCAAAGCAGAGTAAGAAACTCTTCAAgcttttctccttcaaaaCCCGTCGTTTGGCAAGGAGGCCTATTGATTGAAAGGACAATTGACCGTCATTTAGTCGAAGGAACGATCGTATTCCAAGATCGCGAAAAAGCGATTGATTTTATCGTTCGTGGGCCCGAACATTCTCAGCAGCAATGCAAGAAGCACCTACGAGATTTAATGGATGTAGGAACGAGAGTTCTTCAAGTTAAGAGTCCGGGGACCATGCAAAGTCTCTGGTACATCAGTTTCACACAACTGAAACAGCTGATCGACTTTCCTATTGCACACAGAGCAGAGACTGTTTCGGAGACTATAAAAATTTCGAAATGCTCTACCGAAACAGTGTGTCATCCGGAAGGAATCAGAGATACATTAAAAGACCTCCTTGCCCTCCCTGACGAccatttctcttttcttccctTCAAAACCCGCGACGTCATTTGTAAATGTCTTGAAAAGGATAGCGAAGGAAAAGCAGCATTGGCTAAATGTCTGCTGGTCTCACCAGTTGAGAGACTTCGTAGTGAATCTGCTGAGGAAATGCTTAAGCTTTGGAGCAATAATCTCGAAGCCACGATAGAAACTTTTAGGGACGTCGCACGAGCATCTGGCTTGCTCTATCTTTTGGCTATTCTAAATGACTGCGGTGCTCTTGAGCTTCCTGAGAAAGAG AAAGCAGCAGCTCAAGAAgatttgacgttttttgaAGCGAATTCTGCACCTGCAATAGCGGCAA GGCGAGCCAAGCGTCTGTCAGGGAGAAGTTCTACTGTCGCGTCGACAGATTTGGCATCAG TTCCTCTGTTAGAATTGGATCAAGACTTGCCACCCACTATGGAAGAAAGAATTGAAACTGCAAAACAAATCCAAGCTGTGTGGCGTCACATCGGAAGAATCTTAGGACCAGAACCAAAATTCAAAGATCACGATTTTCACGAATGCGAACAAGAGCGATATGATCGCGACCGCGCCTATAAAATGTTGGAGAAATGGGAAGCAAAGCACGGGTCAAAAGCCACTCGAAGGCATCTTATTGACGCCATGATAAGAGAGGATTACAGAGCCCAAGTTGCCGAGATCTTTCCAG GATTTTCAGATACACAGTGA
- the LOC136190833 gene encoding death-associated protein kinase 1-like isoform X2, with protein sequence MMRQTEYEAFPLLTACKKDNVGLGKLLIKAGANVNGANGRGFPLLIACEKNNVDMAKLLINAGANVNEAKGGTFPLLTACENDNVDMARLLIKAGANVNETRWRTLPLLAACERDNVDMARLLIVSGANVNKGKGGRFPLLTACERDNVDMARLLIDAGANVNEATEGKTLLIKVSASGRHMMAEVLLRSGCNPNARDEDKKTALFYACLRCHYLIGMLLLKFCPNLSSDPDILLTIAKQHQSSSQISPDAVNLVKTILVQSPFLAALRDEDGRFLYELPCPLELRKVFFDFWVQYQYQELYAQGTIRPNKIKVCVIGEARAGKTTLIKSLRNVNWQEGGDDQRTASVDVTVADTKFAGELVFCDFAGQPFFHKTHGLFFSATSTIFLLVVDLNEDEDEMRRSSHYWASFVKCSVFLAKKAYVVVIGSKRDELSRSNLDSAETKLKNLVRYLQATFGQWFEFVDDVFLLNCREKSSKQLKSFQRILGEVKCRALKETKDVPAVVETAETILLPILRNPESTSTSPSVFQKAMRYFSRRYRLAEDLRLSAISVLKRDGLISDDETDSACIRFLQTDAFRRAMVQTVCSGLSDAAQRLAVDFLQAIGEILVIDDNVILNPSWLCQNVVGPLLSPRNFPIHLDSSASGTATKEKIKRVLEIFNKRKWESIDDTISLLRNLEICYPISDQADTYQFPALIEEQRPPHVWRDNREMTVYVGRRLMSEEITDIITPGTMPFIQSRVRNSSSFSPSKPVVWQGGLLIERTIDRHLVEGTIVFQDREKAIDFIVRGPEHSQQQCKKHLRDLMDVGTRVLQVKSPGTMQSLWYISFTQLKQLIDFPIAHRAETVSETIKISKCSTETVCHPEGIRDTLKDLLALPDDHFSFLPFKTRDVICKCLEKDSEGKAALAKCLLVSPVERLRSESAEEMLKLWSNNLEATIETFRDVARASGLLYLLAILNDCGALELPEKEKAAAQEDLTFFEANSAPAIAARRAKRLSGRSSTVASTDLASVPLLELDQDLPPTMEERIETAKQIQAVWRHIGRILGPEPKFKDHDFHECEQERYDRDRAYKMLEKWEAKHGSKATRRHLIDAMIREDYRAQVAEIFPGFSDTQ encoded by the exons ATGATGAGGCAGACGGAGTAT GAAGCGTTTCCTTTGTTGACTGCGTGCAAAAAGGATAACGTTGGTTTGGGTAAACTACTTATCAAAgctggagcaaatgtcaatGGGGCAAACGGA AGAGGGTTTCCTTTGTTGATTGCGTGCGAGAAGAATAACGTTGATATGGCTAAACTACTTATCAacgctggagcaaatgtcaatGAGGCAAAAGGG GGAACGTTTCCTTTGTTGACTGCGTGCGAGAATGATAACGTTGATATGGCTAGACTACTTATCAAAgctggagcaaatgtcaatGAGACACGCTGG AGAACGCTTCCTTTGTTGGCTGCGTGCGAGAGGGATAACGTTGATATGGCTAGACTACTTATCGTTTCTGGGGCAAATGTCAATAAAGGAAAGGGG GGAAGGTTTCCTTTGTTGACTGCGTGCGAGAGGGATAATGTTGATATGGCTAGACTACTTattgacgctggagcaaatgtTAATGAGGCG actGAAGGAAAAACATTACTTATAAAAGTATCCGCCTCGGGACGTCATATGATGGCTGAAGTGCTTTTGAGAAGTGGTTGCAATCCAAATGCGCGAGACGAA GACAAAAAGACTGCATTATTCTATGCGTGTTTGCGCTGTCATTACTTGATTGGCATGTTATTATTAAAATTTTGTCCAAATCTATCATCTGAT CCTGACATTTTGCTCACTATTGCAAAACAACATCAATCCTCTTCTC AAATTTCACCAGACGCTGTTAATCTTGTTAAGACGATTCTCGTTCAATCGCCTTTTCTTGCGGCGCTTCGAGATGAG GATGGCCGTTTTCTTTACGAGTTGCCTTGTCCATTAGAACTTAGAAAAgtgtttttcgatttttgg GTCCAGTATCAGTATCAAGAGCTCTACGCGCAAGGAACAATAAGGCCaaacaaaatcaaagtttgcGTTATTGGTGAGGCCCGAGCTGGCAAGACCACCCTTATAAAATCTTTGCGAAATGTCAACTGGCAAGAAGGAGGCGATGATCAACGTACTGCCagcgttgacgtcaccgttgcCGATACCAAATTTGCAGGCGAGCTTGTGTTTTGCGATTTCGCGGGACAACCGTTCTTTCACAAAACACACGGGCTATTTTTTTCCGCAACTTCGACGATCTTCCTTCTCGTTGTTGATCTgaatgaagacgaagacgaaatgaGAAGGTCGAGTCACTATTGGGCGTCATTTGTAAAATGCAGCGTGTTCCTCGCTAAGAAAGCATACGTTGTTGTAATTGGCAGCAAAAGAGATGAGCTCTCTCGCTCTAATTTAGACTCGGCCGAAACAAAACTGAAGAATCTTGTCCGGTACCTTCAGGCTACTTTTGGTCAATGGTTTGAATTTGttgatgacgtttttctcttaaATTGTCGTGAAAAGAGTTCGAAACAACTAAAATCATTTCAGCGAATTCTTGGTGAGGTCAAATGTCGTGCtctcaag GAGACTAAAGATGTTCCAGCTGTTGTCGAGACCGCAGAAACCATCTTATTACCGATTCTGCGAAATCCCGAATCTACCAGCACGTCACCGTCAGTTTTTCAGAAGGCAATGAGATATTTTAGTCGCCGCTATCGACTTGCTGAAGACCTACGTCTAAGCGCTATCTCTGTCTTGAAGAGAGATGGTCTTatttccgacgacgag ACCGACTCCGCTTGCATCCGGTTTCTTCAGACTGACGCTTTTAGAAGAGCTATGGTGCAAACTGTCTGTTCTGGTTTATCAGATGCGGCTCAACGTCTTGCTGTAGACTTTCTGCAAGCAATTGGAGAA ATTCTTGTTATTGATGACAATGTTATTTTGAATCCTTCGTGGCTGTGTCAAAACGTCGTTGGTCCGCTCTTGTCTCCTAGAAATTTTCCCATTCATCTTGATTCGTCTGCATCCGGCACAgccactaaagaaaaaattaagaGAGTGCTAGAGATTTTCAACAAGCGAAAGTGGGAAAGTATCGACGATACAATATCTCTTCTCCGTAATTTGGAAATATGCTATCCGATTTCCGACCAAGCGGACACGTACCAGTTTCCTGCACTAATTGAAGAACAGCGTCCACCTCACGTGTGGCGTGACAATCGTGAAATGACAGTCTACGTTGGACGCCGTTTGATGAGCGAAGAAATAACCGACATAATAACCCCAGGAACTATGCCATTTATTCAAAGCAGAGTAAGAAACTCTTCAAgcttttctccttcaaaaCCCGTCGTTTGGCAAGGAGGCCTATTGATTGAAAGGACAATTGACCGTCATTTAGTCGAAGGAACGATCGTATTCCAAGATCGCGAAAAAGCGATTGATTTTATCGTTCGTGGGCCCGAACATTCTCAGCAGCAATGCAAGAAGCACCTACGAGATTTAATGGATGTAGGAACGAGAGTTCTTCAAGTTAAGAGTCCGGGGACCATGCAAAGTCTCTGGTACATCAGTTTCACACAACTGAAACAGCTGATCGACTTTCCTATTGCACACAGAGCAGAGACTGTTTCGGAGACTATAAAAATTTCGAAATGCTCTACCGAAACAGTGTGTCATCCGGAAGGAATCAGAGATACATTAAAAGACCTCCTTGCCCTCCCTGACGAccatttctcttttcttccctTCAAAACCCGCGACGTCATTTGTAAATGTCTTGAAAAGGATAGCGAAGGAAAAGCAGCATTGGCTAAATGTCTGCTGGTCTCACCAGTTGAGAGACTTCGTAGTGAATCTGCTGAGGAAATGCTTAAGCTTTGGAGCAATAATCTCGAAGCCACGATAGAAACTTTTAGGGACGTCGCACGAGCATCTGGCTTGCTCTATCTTTTGGCTATTCTAAATGACTGCGGTGCTCTTGAGCTTCCTGAGAAAGAG AAAGCAGCAGCTCAAGAAgatttgacgttttttgaAGCGAATTCTGCACCTGCAATAGCGGCAA GGCGAGCCAAGCGTCTGTCAGGGAGAAGTTCTACTGTCGCGTCGACAGATTTGGCATCAG TTCCTCTGTTAGAATTGGATCAAGACTTGCCACCCACTATGGAAGAAAGAATTGAAACTGCAAAACAAATCCAAGCTGTGTGGCGTCACATCGGAAGAATCTTAGGACCAGAACCAAAATTCAAAGATCACGATTTTCACGAATGCGAACAAGAGCGATATGATCGCGACCGCGCCTATAAAATGTTGGAGAAATGGGAAGCAAAGCACGGGTCAAAAGCCACTCGAAGGCATCTTATTGACGCCATGATAAGAGAGGATTACAGAGCCCAAGTTGCCGAGATCTTTCCAG GATTTTCAGATACACAGTGA
- the LOC136190845 gene encoding large ribosomal subunit protein bL28-like, whose translation MVRLGSYFPCLKSIPKRAREGLFAGKGITFGHRVTFSNKKTKRTWKPNSQRRTYESEIMARSYTMNVTTAAMRWIDKAGGFDPYLLHTPDRKLASDFGSQLKRDMWTKIEEKGDGGVDVPKKARRVPRKPAWWSENEGKETRTSGVSLRDILPVPGEKLPPPNPEYAAAR comes from the exons ATGGTGCGTCTCGGATCTTACTTTCCTTGCCTCAAATCGATTCCCAAGCGAGCCAGAGAAGGCTTATTCGCCGGAAAAGGCATCACGTTTGGCCATCGCGTCACCTTCTCGAACAAGAA AACGAAGCGAACGTGGAAGCCGAATTCGCAACGACGCACCTACGAAAGCGAAATCATGGCCCGATCGTACACGATGAACGTCACAACGGCGGCAATGCGATGGATAGACAAGGCGGGCGGATTCGACCCTTACCTTCTCCACACCCCGGATAGAAAACTCGCGTCCGATTTCGGATCGCAACTGAAGCGCGATATGTggacgaaaatcgaagagaaaggcgacggGGGCGTCGACGTGCCGAAGAAAGCGAGACGGGTGCCTCGAAAACCGGCTTGGTGGTCTGAGAACGAAGGGAAA GAAACGAGGACGTCTGGGGTTTCCTTACGCGATATCTTACCTGTACCAGGAGAGAAGTTGCCTCCTCCGAATCCTGAGTATGCTGCTGCAAGATGA